The DNA sequence TTCTGTTACCATCAGAAACCTTATCAAGCATTGCACACATATTATCCAAACACCGActtgttagcacttggtggcctatagcagcaCTCCAAAAGAAGATGCCTTAGATGAGGcaggtgaacctgcaaccacaacacttcaacaaCATTTGACATGAGTTCCTCTCTAAACTTTAGAGGAATATCTAATCTAACATAATAAACTTTCTACCTGTACTGTTTGAAATTGGATTTCAAAGCTTTTGTTGATAACCATCCCATTGTTTCATCAGTGAATGTTACTTTATCCATGTATTGACTTGGTTATCTCTGTCCACTAATGTAGCACAGAGCTGTATGAAGAAGAGGGAAGGCCATGTCTGAGATGAAATCCCGTAGTTCGGACATCTGTCCCAAATGCGGCATCCTCAGATGGAGTGCAGACGGCTGCGTGTGGAGCTGCAAGAAACGCTCCCGGAGTTCCCGAAACGATCCGGGCCTTCGGGGTCCGGGGGGTGTAGGGCCGATGGAGGAGCAAGGAGCGCGTTCCACCTCATGTCCgcggagacggagagagaagaaGTGTAGCTGTACCATAATGGGGGAAGTCGACATAGATGTCCCCTGTCGGAAAGCCCTTTCTAGGCGCTCTCTCCGGCAGAAGTTCCAGGATGCAGTGGGTCAGTGTTTCCCTCTCCGCACTGACCATCGCCACCACCACCACGGCTGCCCAACGGGGGCCTACCAGGGGGCCTTTTCTGTGCTCCTCTGGTCCAAGCGTCCGATCCATGTCACGGAGCTCATGCAGGACAAGTGCCCCTTCTCGTCCAAGTCAGAGCTGGCCCACTGCTGGCACCTCATCAAGAAGCATGCCACCCACCCCAGCGCCATTGTGGGCCTAGAGGTTGCCCAAGCTGCCAAGGCTGCACAGGCTGCTGGCAAAGAACCAGTCCCGTCCACTTCCACATCCCCGCCTTCGACACCTCTTTCATGGGAGGGCATCTGCTTGAGTAGGCCCCTGAGCCTTGAGGACTGGGACCTCTCCCATCCGCATGGCAGAGCTGCCTATGGTGGCAACCATACAGATTATATCCTAGTCCCTGACCTCCTGGAGATCAACAACAGCCCGTGTTACTGGGGAGTTCTGGACCGCTTCCAGGCAGAGGAGCTCCTGGAAGGCCAGCCCGAGGGCACCTTCCTCCTCCGTGACTCGGCCCAGGACAAGTTCCTCTTCTCCGTCAGCTTCCGCCGCTATAGCCGCTCCCTCCATGCGCGTATCGAGCAGAACGGCAAGCGCTTCAGCTTCGATGGCCGCGATCCATGCATGTACCGGGACCCGAGCGTGACGGGCCTGCTCCGGCACTACAGCGACCCAGCCACATGCCTCTTCTTCGAGCCCCTCCTGTCCCGCCCTCTGGCCCGGACTTTCCCATTCACCCTGCAGCACCTGTGTCGTGCAGTGATCTGTAGCTGCACTACGTACCAGGGCATCAAGATCCTTCCACTGCCTCATCAGCTCAGGGACTATCTTAGACAGTACCACTACAAATGCAATGGGGCTTGTGCAGTGTAAAACAATGACAATTTCTGACTTCATAATTATAGTCCCATGGGTTACTACTCTTCAATATTGACCATGTTTCATTGGTTTTTAGAGACTTGTGAAGACCCTGactgctacagtgccttcagaaagtattcacacccatacACTTTTTACACATTATGTTCTGTTAAAATTGAGagtttgtgtcactggcctacacacaatatcaaataatgtcaaagtggaattatgtttttagaaatgtttacaaattaattaaaaatgaaaaactgaaatgtcttgagtcaataaatattcaacccctggcaagcctaaataagttcaggagaaacaatttgcttaacaagtcacataataagttgcatggactcactgtgtgcggtaatagtgtttaacatgatttttttttgactacctcatctctgtacaccacatatacagtacaattatctttaaggtccctcagtcgagcagtacatttcaaacacaaattcaaccacaaagaccagggagattttccaatgccttgcaaagaagggcacctattggtagatgggtaaaaaaaagcagacattgaatatccctttgagcattatGAAGTCCTTAATTAaaatttggatggtgtatcaatacatccagtcactacaaagatacaggcatccttcctaacctagttaccagagaggaaggaaaccgctcaggtaTTTCACCATGTggccaatagtgactttaaaacagttacagagtttaatggctgtgatagttttctcctgaggatggatcaacaatattgtagttactccacaatactaccctaaatgacagagtgaaatgtAGGAAGCCTGTAAAGAATAAAAAtcttccaaaacatgcatcctgtttgcaacaaggcactaaagtaaaactgcacaaaatatggcaaagaaattaactttatgtcctgaatacaacgtgttatgtttggggcaaacccaacacaacacatcactgagtaccactcttcatattttcaagcatggtcaTGGTTACATCGTGTTATCGGCAAGGAGTATGGATtttcttaccaagatgacattgaatgttcccatgtgtcctagttacagttttggcttaaatcgtcttgaaaatctatgacaagacttgaaaatggctgtctagcaatgatcaacaaccactttgacagagcttgacgaatgttaaagataaaataaaagtattctacaatccaggtgtacaaagCTCTTAAAGACGcacccagaaagacttacagcttTAATAGCTGCCAATGGTGATTCAAACATGTATTGACTGGTGTGAATACCTctgtaaatttgatattttagAATTTGATTTCATGTTACAGTGAATGATTGTAGTCGTAAGTATTGTAAATGCTATGAGGAACTGCGCATCTGGTTTGAAAGCGATCTCTTTTGGATAATGTAGCCTAACTTCCCGATACAATAATCCTTGCCTCCTCACAGTGACTGCTGTAGATGTGGAgtatgataacacacagaaacactttAGTGTGTTTTATTATGTACATTTACACATATAATGCAATATGTGAGGACTGTTTATAAAAGTAGTTTCATGGCCTAAATGTGGTCCTCGTTTTTATACAGAACTTCGATTTTCAGGCTCATTGCTGGAGGATGCAGAGGGATGCATTCTTATCTGATGCCACAAGATGGCGATATAAATGCACTGTTCATACTCAAGGTATGGTTTACTCATGCATT is a window from the Oncorhynchus keta strain PuntledgeMale-10-30-2019 chromosome 35, Oket_V2, whole genome shotgun sequence genome containing:
- the LOC118369284 gene encoding suppressor of cytokine signaling 4-like encodes the protein MSEMKSRSSDICPKCGILRWSADGCVWSCKKRSRSSRNDPGLRGPGGVGPMEEQGARSTSCPRRRREKKCSCTIMGEVDIDVPCRKALSRRSLRQKFQDAVGQCFPLRTDHRHHHHGCPTGAYQGAFSVLLWSKRPIHVTELMQDKCPFSSKSELAHCWHLIKKHATHPSAIVGLEVAQAAKAAQAAGKEPVPSTSTSPPSTPLSWEGICLSRPLSLEDWDLSHPHGRAAYGGNHTDYILVPDLLEINNSPCYWGVLDRFQAEELLEGQPEGTFLLRDSAQDKFLFSVSFRRYSRSLHARIEQNGKRFSFDGRDPCMYRDPSVTGLLRHYSDPATCLFFEPLLSRPLARTFPFTLQHLCRAVICSCTTYQGIKILPLPHQLRDYLRQYHYKCNGACAV